From the genome of Streptococcus marmotae, one region includes:
- a CDS encoding thymidine kinase codes for MAQFYFKYGSMNSGKTIEILKVAHNYEEQGKDVVIMTSALDTRAGVGVIASRIGMQREAVAITTEMNVYDYIANLSLKPYCVLIDEAQFLTKQHVYDFARVVDELDVPVMAFGLKNDFRNDLFEGSKHLLLLADKLDEIKTICQYCSKKATMVLRTVNGEPVYEGEQIQIGGNETYIPVCRRHYFAPER; via the coding sequence GTGGCTCAATTTTATTTTAAATATGGTTCGATGAACTCCGGAAAGACCATTGAGATTTTGAAAGTGGCGCATAACTACGAGGAACAGGGAAAAGATGTTGTTATCATGACTTCAGCGCTGGACACACGGGCGGGTGTAGGAGTGATTGCTAGCCGTATCGGAATGCAACGAGAAGCAGTTGCCATTACAACGGAGATGAATGTCTATGATTACATTGCAAATTTGTCCTTAAAACCTTACTGTGTGCTTATTGATGAGGCTCAGTTTTTGACCAAGCAACATGTGTATGATTTTGCACGTGTGGTTGATGAATTAGATGTGCCGGTTATGGCCTTTGGTCTCAAAAATGATTTTCGCAATGACTTATTTGAAGGTTCTAAACACTTGCTCCTTTTAGCTGATAAGCTCGATGAGATTAAGACCATTTGTCAATATTGTTCCAAAAAGGCAACTATGGTCTTGCGCACAGTGAATGGTGAGCCAGTTTATGAGGGTGAACAAATTCAAATTGGGGGCAATGAAACCTATATCCCTGTGTGTCGCAGACACTATTTTGCACCAGAAAGATAG
- a CDS encoding ATP-binding cassette domain-containing protein has protein sequence MIEVRNLVKKYGDKLIYNHLSMEFQANHAYAIVGASGEGKSTFLNALARLEKPDDGYIFLDGQDIWKMKEKEYFKQIGYVFQNYALIEEETVYQNLKMLANKKEIEVALDRVGLHKDVLFRKIYELSGGQAQRVSIARLLLKKARIILADEPTGALDSQTGEEILSLLFSLLSQETVLIFATHDPAVCDRVDEIIDIATFK, from the coding sequence ATGATAGAAGTTAGAAATCTAGTAAAAAAATACGGTGATAAACTGATTTATAACCATTTATCGATGGAGTTTCAAGCTAATCATGCATATGCGATTGTAGGAGCGTCTGGTGAAGGGAAAAGTACATTTTTAAATGCCCTTGCACGGCTTGAAAAGCCAGATGACGGATATATTTTTTTGGACGGCCAGGATATTTGGAAGATGAAAGAAAAAGAATATTTCAAGCAAATCGGCTATGTTTTTCAAAATTATGCACTGATAGAAGAGGAAACTGTTTATCAAAACCTAAAAATGCTAGCAAATAAAAAAGAAATAGAGGTAGCTTTAGATAGAGTGGGTCTTCATAAAGATGTTTTATTTCGGAAAATTTATGAGCTCTCAGGTGGGCAAGCCCAACGAGTTTCGATTGCACGTTTGTTATTAAAAAAAGCCCGAATCATTTTAGCCGATGAGCCAACAGGTGCCCTAGACAGTCAAACAGGTGAAGAGATTCTGTCCTTATTATTTAGTTTATTATCGCAGGAGACGGTGCTCATTTTTGCGACTCATGACCCTGCAGTCTGTGACCGTGTTGATGAAATAATTGATATAGCTACCTTTAAATAG
- the nth gene encoding endonuclease III, translating to MVLSKKRARKVIEEIIALYPDAKPSLDFRNHFELLVAVMLSAQTTDAAVNKVTPALFVALPTPEKMAAASESEIASYISRLGLYRNKAKFLKECAQQLLDQHNGVVPQTREELEALSGVGRKTANVVMSVGFGIPAFAVDTHVGRICKHHDIVKKSATPLETEKRVMEVLPPELWLKAHQAMIYFGREVCHPKNPECANYPQLYEFD from the coding sequence ATGGTTTTATCAAAAAAGCGTGCTAGAAAAGTGATTGAAGAAATCATTGCCCTATATCCTGATGCCAAGCCTAGTCTGGATTTTCGTAATCATTTTGAACTGTTGGTGGCGGTCATGCTATCGGCTCAGACAACGGATGCGGCAGTTAATAAGGTGACCCCAGCCCTCTTTGTGGCACTCCCCACCCCTGAAAAAATGGCGGCTGCTAGCGAATCTGAAATTGCTAGCTATATTTCACGGCTGGGGCTTTATCGCAATAAGGCAAAGTTTCTAAAGGAATGCGCTCAGCAATTGCTAGACCAACATAATGGTGTGGTACCGCAGACTAGAGAAGAATTAGAAGCCTTATCAGGAGTGGGACGGAAAACTGCTAATGTTGTGATGAGTGTCGGCTTTGGCATTCCCGCTTTTGCAGTTGATACCCATGTTGGTCGGATTTGTAAGCACCATGATATTGTTAAGAAATCGGCCACACCGCTTGAAACAGAAAAGCGTGTCATGGAAGTATTGCCGCCAGAATTGTGGCTCAAAGCTCATCAGGCGATGATTTACTTCGGTCGTGAGGTGTGTCATCCTAAAAATCCAGAATGTGCCAACTACCCTCAGTTATATGAATTTGATTGA
- a CDS encoding 4-oxalocrotonate tautomerase, giving the protein MPFVRIDLFEGRTEEQKIALAREVTEVVSRNTNAPKEAIHVFINDMPEGTYYPHGEMKRKG; this is encoded by the coding sequence ATGCCATTTGTACGAATTGACTTATTTGAAGGACGGACTGAAGAACAAAAAATTGCCCTAGCACGTGAAGTGACAGAAGTCGTCTCTCGTAATACCAATGCTCCAAAAGAAGCCATTCATGTCTTCATCAACGATATGCCAGAAGGCACCTACTACCCTCACGGCGAAATGAAACGAAAAGGGTAA
- the prfA gene encoding peptide chain release factor 1: MNIYDQLQAVEDRYEELGELLSDPDVVSDTKRFMELSKEEAATRDTVTAYREYKKVLQNILDAEEMIKDASGDADLEEMAKEELKTAKADKEAYEEKLKILLLPKDPNDDKNIILEIRGAAGGDEAALFAGDLLTMYQKFAESQGWRFEVMEASYNGVGGIKEVVAMVSGQSVYSKLKYESGAHRVQRVPVTESQGRVHTSTATVLIMPEIEEVEYDIDPKDLRIDIYHASGAGGQNVNKVATAVRIVHLPTNIKVEMQEERTQQKNRDKAMKVIRARVADHFAQIAQDEQDAERKSTIGTGDRSERIRTYNFPQNRVTDHRIGLTLQKLDTILSGKMDEVIDALVLYDQTQKLEELNK, translated from the coding sequence ATGAATATTTATGATCAATTACAGGCGGTAGAAGATCGCTATGAAGAATTGGGGGAATTACTCAGTGACCCAGATGTCGTCAGCGATACCAAGCGCTTTATGGAGTTATCAAAAGAAGAAGCAGCAACTCGTGATACGGTGACAGCCTACCGTGAGTATAAAAAAGTCTTACAAAATATTCTTGATGCAGAAGAGATGATTAAGGATGCGTCAGGAGATGCGGACCTAGAAGAAATGGCCAAGGAAGAACTCAAGACTGCCAAGGCTGATAAGGAAGCCTATGAGGAAAAATTAAAGATTTTGCTCCTGCCAAAAGATCCAAATGACGACAAGAACATCATCTTGGAAATCCGTGGAGCAGCTGGTGGAGATGAAGCAGCCCTCTTTGCAGGAGATTTGCTGACCATGTACCAAAAATTTGCAGAAAGCCAAGGCTGGCGCTTTGAAGTCATGGAGGCTTCTTATAATGGTGTTGGTGGGATTAAAGAGGTTGTTGCCATGGTATCTGGACAATCGGTTTATTCTAAGTTGAAATACGAATCGGGTGCTCACCGTGTGCAGCGTGTACCGGTTACAGAAAGCCAAGGGCGTGTCCATACCTCAACGGCAACGGTCTTGATTATGCCAGAAATCGAAGAAGTCGAGTACGATATCGATCCAAAAGACTTGCGGATTGACATTTACCATGCCTCAGGTGCTGGTGGACAGAACGTCAACAAGGTTGCAACAGCCGTGCGGATTGTCCATTTGCCAACCAATATCAAGGTCGAAATGCAGGAAGAGCGTACTCAGCAGAAAAACCGTGATAAGGCGATGAAGGTCATTCGGGCTCGTGTGGCCGATCACTTTGCCCAAATTGCCCAAGATGAGCAAGATGCAGAGCGTAAATCAACCATTGGTACGGGAGATCGTTCAGAGCGGATTCGTACCTACAATTTCCCTCAAAACCGTGTGACGGATCACCGTATTGGTTTAACGCTTCAAAAACTCGATACGATTTTATCTGGTAAAATGGACGAGGTGATTGATGCCTTGGTGCTCTATGACCAAACGCAAAAATTAGAAGAGTTGAATAAATAA
- a CDS encoding MATE family efflux transporter — MYQTATWREKIRLFIQIFVPILIYQFANFSASFIDTMMTGQYSTVDLAGVSMATSLWNPFFALSTGIVSALVPIIGQHLGSGAKESIRKELHQFIYLALGLALILLLLVFGGAVPILGMLHLEKAVFQVAERYLFYILIGIFPLLLFSVFRSFFDSLGLTRLSMYLMLLIVPFNSFFNYLLIYGKWGLPKLGGAGTGLGTALSYWAVLLIVLMVMYRHPKVKEYQIWKISTLDWSFIKEDLRIGLPIGLQIFAEVAIFAVVGLYMSKFSSQVIASHQAAMNFATLLYAFPLSISSALPIVISYEIGAKRYQDVRKYSRLGRLSAFGFASLTLSFLYFFRPMVATLYGHNVAFIELTSQFLTYALFFQLADAFTAPIQGILRGYKDTTVPFIIGLVSYWSMTFPIAFLLDSRTSLGPFAYWIGLVVGIFVCGICLNSRLNYIVKQAAIK; from the coding sequence ATGTACCAAACAGCAACTTGGCGAGAAAAAATCCGCTTATTTATCCAGATTTTTGTGCCTATTTTAATTTATCAATTTGCAAACTTTTCAGCCAGTTTTATCGATACTATGATGACTGGTCAATACAGTACGGTTGATTTAGCCGGCGTTTCGATGGCAACTAGTTTGTGGAATCCTTTTTTTGCCTTATCGACGGGAATTGTTTCAGCTCTTGTTCCCATTATCGGACAGCATTTAGGCAGCGGTGCTAAGGAATCTATTCGTAAAGAGCTACACCAATTTATCTATTTAGCCCTTGGTCTTGCCCTGATTTTACTGCTTCTTGTCTTTGGAGGAGCTGTGCCTATTTTGGGAATGCTTCATCTGGAAAAGGCTGTCTTTCAAGTTGCAGAGCGCTATCTTTTTTACATTTTGATTGGGATTTTTCCTCTCTTGTTGTTTAGCGTTTTTCGTTCCTTTTTTGATTCTCTTGGCTTAACAAGGCTATCCATGTATTTGATGCTCTTGATTGTGCCTTTTAACTCCTTTTTCAACTATCTCTTGATTTATGGGAAGTGGGGCTTGCCAAAACTGGGAGGAGCAGGTACAGGATTGGGAACAGCCCTTTCTTATTGGGCGGTTCTACTGATTGTCCTCATGGTGATGTATCGTCATCCCAAGGTCAAGGAATATCAAATTTGGAAAATAAGCACTCTTGACTGGTCCTTTATAAAAGAAGATTTGAGAATCGGCTTGCCAATTGGACTACAGATTTTTGCGGAAGTAGCGATTTTTGCTGTTGTTGGACTCTATATGTCTAAATTCTCTTCACAGGTCATTGCCTCACACCAAGCTGCTATGAACTTTGCGACCTTGCTCTATGCCTTCCCGCTGAGTATTTCTTCAGCTCTACCAATTGTGATTTCTTATGAAATTGGTGCAAAACGCTATCAAGATGTCAGAAAATACAGTCGGTTGGGCCGCTTGAGTGCATTCGGTTTTGCCTCTCTGACCTTGTCTTTCCTGTATTTTTTTAGACCAATGGTGGCAACTCTTTATGGTCATAATGTAGCCTTTATTGAGCTGACTTCTCAATTTCTGACCTATGCCCTCTTTTTCCAATTGGCAGATGCCTTTACAGCACCGATTCAGGGAATTTTACGTGGCTATAAGGATACGACGGTTCCCTTTATTATCGGGCTTGTCTCTTACTGGAGTATGACCTTTCCGATTGCCTTTTTACTCGATAGCCGGACATCACTAGGTCCGTTTGCTTATTGGATCGGCCTTGTTGTTGGAATTTTTGTTTGCGGTATTTGCTTGAATAGTCGTTTAAACTATATTGTAAAACAGGCAGCTATAAAATAG
- a CDS encoding L-threonylcarbamoyladenylate synthase encodes MDKIAQILEAGGAVVLPTETVYGLFGRALDKEAVQRVYDLKKRPLDKAMNLNVASLEGILAFSKNQPAFLPKLVDRFLPGPLTIILQANDQVPHWVNSGMKTVGFRIPSHPVTLDLITSFGPLIGPSANLSGKTSGVLFDQIIEDFHGEVIGVKDDGFLTGQDSTILDLSGEEAQILRQGAITREDLLAQLPELTFKGENT; translated from the coding sequence ATGGATAAGATTGCACAAATTTTAGAAGCTGGTGGAGCAGTCGTACTCCCTACGGAAACCGTCTATGGCTTGTTTGGTCGAGCCTTAGATAAAGAAGCTGTTCAGCGTGTCTATGATCTCAAAAAACGTCCGTTAGACAAGGCGATGAACTTAAATGTTGCTTCTTTGGAGGGTATTCTAGCCTTTTCTAAAAACCAACCAGCATTTTTACCGAAGCTCGTTGATCGTTTTTTACCTGGGCCCTTGACCATTATTTTACAGGCAAATGACCAAGTTCCTCACTGGGTTAATTCTGGAATGAAGACAGTTGGTTTTCGGATTCCTAGCCACCCTGTGACACTTGATTTGATTACATCATTTGGACCTCTGATTGGACCGTCCGCGAATCTTTCTGGCAAGACTAGTGGTGTCTTGTTTGATCAGATTATAGAGGACTTCCATGGAGAGGTTATTGGGGTAAAAGATGATGGTTTCTTAACAGGACAAGATTCCACCATTTTGGACTTGTCAGGGGAGGAAGCCCAGATTTTACGCCAAGGCGCTATCACTCGCGAGGACCTTCTCGCTCAGCTACCAGAACTCACATTTAAAGGAGAAAATACATGA
- the guaC gene encoding GMP reductase, with product MLNEFPIFDYEDIQLIPNKCIIKSRAEADTQVTLGNHTFKLPVVPANMQTIIDENVAEQLAKDGYFYIMHRFDEAGRIPFIKRMHEQGLIASISVGVKEYEYEFVTQLKDDAPEYITIDIAHGHADSVIQMIQHIKKELPDTFVIAGNVGTPEAVRELENAGADATKVGIGPGKVCITKVKTGFGTGGWQLAALRWCAKAARKPIIADGGIRTHGDIAKSIRFGASMVMIGSLFAGHIESPGKTIEVDGEQFKEYYGSASEYQKGAYKNVEGKKILLPAKGHLKDTLIEMEQDLQSSISYAGGKDISSLKHVDYVIVKNSIWNGDAH from the coding sequence ATGCTTAACGAATTCCCTATTTTTGACTATGAAGACATTCAATTGATTCCAAATAAATGTATCATTAAGAGCCGTGCAGAGGCGGATACTCAGGTGACTTTGGGCAACCATACCTTTAAACTACCGGTTGTACCTGCAAACATGCAGACCATTATTGATGAAAATGTAGCAGAGCAACTCGCAAAAGATGGTTATTTTTATATCATGCACCGTTTTGATGAAGCTGGACGAATTCCATTTATCAAGCGTATGCATGAACAAGGCTTGATTGCTTCTATCTCAGTTGGGGTGAAAGAATACGAGTATGAGTTTGTGACCCAGTTGAAAGACGATGCACCAGAATATATTACCATTGATATTGCTCATGGTCATGCCGACAGCGTCATTCAAATGATTCAACATATCAAAAAAGAATTACCTGATACTTTTGTCATTGCAGGAAATGTTGGAACACCTGAGGCAGTTCGTGAATTGGAAAATGCAGGAGCAGATGCGACCAAGGTTGGAATTGGCCCAGGGAAAGTATGTATCACTAAGGTCAAGACTGGCTTCGGTACGGGTGGATGGCAATTAGCAGCCCTACGCTGGTGTGCCAAAGCTGCGCGCAAACCGATTATTGCAGATGGGGGTATTCGTACCCATGGTGATATTGCCAAATCCATTCGTTTTGGGGCAAGCATGGTCATGATTGGCTCACTTTTTGCTGGTCACATTGAAAGCCCAGGAAAAACGATTGAAGTAGATGGCGAACAATTCAAGGAATACTACGGCTCTGCGTCTGAATACCAAAAAGGAGCTTATAAGAACGTAGAAGGTAAGAAAATTTTGTTGCCAGCTAAGGGACATTTGAAAGATACCTTAATTGAAATGGAACAAGATTTGCAAAGCTCCATTTCTTACGCAGGTGGCAAAGATATTTCGAGCTTGAAACATGTGGATTATGTCATCGTGAAAAATTCGATTTGGAATGGCGATGCCCACTAA
- the prmC gene encoding peptide chain release factor N(5)-glutamine methyltransferase: MNYAQLFSHYESKLDEVEEEPESLAYTFRALKQLTLTDFVLLLTKEVTKDDKNLLELIFQQLAQHVPAQYIIGKTNFHGLEFSVDPRVLIPRPETEELVNLILAENAESDIAVLDIGTGSGAIAISLAKTQPNWRVTASDISLDALAVAQENAKQNQVELAFVQSNVWQDVKGQYDIIVSNPPYIARADVEEVGLNVLHSEPHMALFAEEDGLAIYRQIAERAAEFLTEKGKIYLEIGYKQGQQVKDLFQTAFPEKRVRVLKDQFGQDRMVVVDHG, from the coding sequence ATGAATTACGCGCAATTGTTTTCACATTATGAAAGCAAGTTGGACGAGGTGGAAGAAGAGCCAGAAAGTCTAGCCTATACCTTTCGTGCATTGAAGCAGCTGACCCTGACAGATTTCGTTTTATTGCTGACGAAAGAGGTAACGAAAGACGATAAGAATCTGTTAGAGCTGATTTTTCAGCAGCTAGCCCAGCATGTTCCGGCCCAATACATTATTGGAAAGACAAATTTTCATGGTTTGGAATTTTCAGTAGATCCAAGAGTGTTAATTCCCCGTCCTGAGACGGAGGAATTGGTTAACTTGATTTTGGCTGAAAATGCAGAATCAGACATTGCGGTACTCGACATTGGAACAGGAAGCGGTGCTATTGCGATTAGTCTTGCTAAGACGCAGCCGAACTGGCGGGTAACAGCCTCAGACATTTCACTAGATGCTCTTGCTGTTGCTCAGGAAAATGCAAAGCAGAACCAAGTTGAACTTGCCTTTGTCCAGTCCAATGTTTGGCAGGACGTCAAGGGACAGTATGACATCATCGTCTCCAATCCCCCCTATATCGCACGAGCAGATGTGGAAGAAGTTGGCTTAAATGTGCTTCATTCAGAGCCGCACATGGCCTTATTTGCAGAAGAAGACGGGCTTGCTATTTATCGACAGATTGCAGAAAGAGCAGCAGAATTTCTGACGGAAAAAGGGAAAATTTACCTAGAGATTGGGTATAAACAGGGACAACAAGTAAAAGACCTTTTCCAAACGGCTTTTCCAGAAAAACGCGTTCGTGTTCTCAAAGACCAATTTGGACAAGATAGGATGGTGGTGGTGGATCATGGATAA
- a CDS encoding response regulator transcription factor gives MNKTILLVDDEIEITEINRRYLAQEGYTVHIAHNGAEALELYKKEVIALIITDIMMPIMDGYDLISEVQAITPDQPFLFITAKTSDMDKIYSLSLGADDFISKPFSPRELVLRVNNILRRIHRNQQQEEHVQVGDLKINHITRQAFIQNKELNLTNKEFDLLWILLSNPQRVFSKTELYDRVWQEEYIDDTNTLNVHIHGLRNALSKYATPETPTIKTVWGLGYKLEV, from the coding sequence ATGAATAAAACAATCTTATTAGTCGATGACGAGATTGAAATTACTGAAATCAATCGCCGCTATTTGGCTCAGGAAGGTTATACAGTGCATATTGCCCACAATGGAGCAGAGGCGCTGGAGCTGTATAAAAAAGAAGTCATTGCCTTGATTATCACAGACATCATGATGCCTATCATGGACGGCTATGACTTGATCAGCGAAGTACAAGCAATCACGCCTGATCAGCCATTTTTGTTCATCACTGCCAAAACCTCCGATATGGATAAGATTTACTCGCTCAGCCTAGGAGCTGATGATTTTATCAGCAAGCCTTTTAGTCCAAGAGAGTTGGTCTTGCGGGTCAATAATATCCTGCGTCGTATTCATCGAAATCAACAACAGGAAGAACATGTCCAAGTGGGCGATTTAAAAATTAACCATATCACACGCCAGGCTTTTATTCAAAATAAGGAATTAAACTTGACCAATAAGGAATTTGACTTGCTCTGGATTTTGTTGAGTAATCCGCAACGTGTCTTTTCAAAAACAGAACTGTATGACCGGGTCTGGCAGGAAGAATACATCGATGATACCAACACGCTCAATGTCCACATCCATGGTCTTCGGAATGCTCTATCAAAATATGCGACGCCTGAAACTCCTACCATTAAGACGGTTTGGGGACTGGGCTATAAGTTGGAGGTGTAA
- a CDS encoding alpha/beta hydrolase — MKRKFVILAMGLLLSACSKQSIPDTSSSSPSSTTKETMQTSSLEEVTKKDKVTPSQEIVQEEVLIPRDKNQIYGRLFAPVGYQDKRLPMIIFSHGFNNTMEFVASYAEELAHKGYLVYAFDFVGGSTQSRSGGSMLDMSVFTEQADLQTVLNYWSGANYVDANALILMGYSQGGVVSTLVASENPQIKGLVTLNAAFVLFDDARELFEDTASIPDIYNHRGTNLGKVYFEQLLDYDIYQQMSKIQARALIIQGNQDDVVPFPYAERAVESIPDSHLQVVEGAGHIFNRQEIPEVLTSIDDYLHNLLKNR; from the coding sequence ATGAAACGAAAATTTGTCATACTTGCTATGGGCTTGCTACTGAGTGCATGTAGCAAGCAATCTATACCTGATACTAGCTCTTCTAGTCCTTCATCGACTACAAAGGAAACTATGCAAACTAGCTCGCTAGAAGAAGTTACAAAAAAGGATAAGGTAACACCAAGCCAGGAAATTGTACAAGAAGAAGTGCTCATTCCACGGGATAAGAATCAGATTTACGGTCGTCTGTTTGCGCCAGTAGGGTATCAAGACAAGCGGTTGCCTATGATTATTTTTTCACATGGCTTTAACAATACCATGGAATTTGTCGCTTCCTACGCTGAAGAGCTTGCTCATAAGGGTTACTTGGTCTACGCTTTTGACTTTGTCGGTGGCAGCACTCAAAGTAGAAGTGGAGGCAGTATGCTGGATATGTCTGTCTTTACCGAGCAAGCTGATTTGCAGACGGTGTTGAACTATTGGAGTGGTGCGAACTATGTAGATGCTAATGCATTGATTCTTATGGGTTATAGTCAGGGAGGGGTCGTGTCAACCCTTGTGGCGAGTGAAAATCCGCAGATTAAGGGGCTTGTGACCTTAAATGCTGCTTTTGTATTGTTTGATGATGCACGGGAATTGTTTGAAGATACAGCTAGCATTCCAGACATTTACAATCATAGAGGGACGAATCTTGGTAAAGTCTATTTTGAACAGCTTTTGGATTATGATATTTACCAACAAATGTCAAAAATTCAAGCAAGAGCGTTGATTATCCAAGGAAATCAAGATGATGTTGTTCCTTTCCCTTATGCTGAGAGAGCAGTCGAAAGCATTCCTGATTCCCACTTACAAGTAGTGGAAGGAGCCGGTCATATCTTTAATAGACAGGAAATACCAGAGGTTCTGACGTCAATTGATGACTATTTGCACAATCTCTTAAAAAACAGATAA
- a CDS encoding sensor histidine kinase has product MKLKYFILIGYLTSTLIILLSLIWAVNRMLIPEKGEIFILLTTLVASLVGAFVSLMLMRRVFTSLEKLSNHIEGISKNHFETIDDVRSPLEFQEFAQTLNTMTVKLEDSFQSLENSEKEKNIMIAQLSHDIKTPITSIQATVEGMLDGLILENERDYYLKTIRRQTDRLNKLVESLNNVTLNTLEREEGSLQAIFIDKLLIDTLSEFQLKLDQEGREVDIQVEPASAKIISDYDKLLRILVNLVSNALKYSPSGSPLQIHAVLTDDQLKITVKDHGQGIPKEELHQIFKLLYRVESSRNMSTGGYGLGLYIAQELAHQLNGQITVQSELGQGSAFSLILRTRN; this is encoded by the coding sequence ATGAAGTTAAAATATTTTATTCTTATCGGATACTTGACCTCTACCTTGATTATCCTCTTGTCCCTCATTTGGGCGGTTAATCGGATGCTAATTCCTGAAAAAGGAGAAATTTTTATTCTCTTGACAACGCTTGTTGCTAGTCTTGTGGGAGCTTTTGTCAGCCTAATGCTGATGAGGCGGGTCTTTACATCCTTGGAAAAATTAAGTAATCATATTGAAGGGATTTCTAAAAATCATTTTGAAACCATTGATGATGTTCGTAGTCCGCTTGAATTTCAAGAATTCGCTCAAACTTTAAATACTATGACTGTAAAGCTGGAAGACAGTTTTCAGTCGTTAGAGAACAGTGAAAAGGAAAAAAATATCATGATTGCCCAGCTCTCTCATGATATTAAAACACCGATTACCTCTATTCAGGCGACGGTTGAGGGAATGCTGGATGGCTTGATTTTAGAAAATGAACGGGATTATTATCTCAAAACCATTCGTAGGCAGACCGACCGCCTCAATAAATTGGTCGAATCTCTCAATAATGTCACTCTCAATACGCTAGAGCGAGAAGAAGGCTCCTTGCAAGCTATTTTCATCGACAAGCTCCTGATTGATACCTTATCCGAGTTTCAGTTAAAGCTAGACCAAGAAGGTCGAGAGGTGGATATTCAGGTCGAGCCTGCCTCTGCTAAAATCATAAGTGATTATGATAAGCTCTTGCGGATTTTGGTCAATCTCGTCAGCAATGCACTCAAATATTCTCCAAGCGGATCGCCTTTGCAAATCCATGCTGTCTTAACGGATGACCAGCTCAAAATCACCGTTAAAGACCACGGACAAGGCATTCCTAAAGAAGAATTGCATCAGATTTTTAAACTCCTCTACCGCGTAGAATCTTCTCGCAACATGAGTACAGGTGGCTATGGCTTGGGCTTGTATATCGCACAAGAATTAGCCCATCAGCTCAATGGACAGATTACAGTTCAAAGTGAATTGGGACAGGGTTCGGCTTTTTCGTTGATTTTACGGACAAGAAATTAA